A genomic window from Cucumis melo cultivar AY chromosome 8, USDA_Cmelo_AY_1.0, whole genome shotgun sequence includes:
- the LOC103485062 gene encoding auxilin-like protein 1 isoform X2, with protein MDNLSHSRLPNRGSTSLSKKICNGSNGGGPFVAQTIYDDVYGGPPKFGVSALSPRFEDYGEIFGSFHALRASSIPILDLPAVNESEVFFDARSSAFDYAEVFGGFDGLDFAISYDELVGPSKGVDDGSSDEAWTPAGTESLSDCSDHSGNSHCMSNGDSKQSFEESTEFCISYNKVDRESNGNISNGKIHVTQLEMLPGFSYLVDEGNPSPKATDDDPSLQTNDDNYLNIDFDTGKVKGKHPRKTMPPLVDNNDSGPLFEDNPISQNGYGRGVCRSREDFITVSEISLRTEPSQVPPPARPPPKFATKKRDYARRTLSCGESASELISDNDTLPLFDVEVDASSSAAASAAAMKEAMEKAQAQLQNAKDLWKRKKEGVHGRMRLDSKNDMREKDGKSSKIPNRFRTLANESGLGAGEIHGHEMSLSAREERQKDVRATEVCSAHYGGEELLTDAEKTLPIRSGGKFFVSENHDCCSEWKDATEFFELARADISSKEFDSVKDDAISNFVTAQIGVETNNAWENDKDQDKKANTFHTAHVLNEEVKNLENMVHGKEEDKIKLKPNIHETRQKEQVKLKIHQGVCDLEANDRKFGVAQGFMEMKKQMGCASDLEKREKPMEFRQLDCELRVEQPPVSPRDIEQEKKKVVERKESGNSLKESHIIENNANKMEATVNEKRGMFPEASEREKVEQKMRMFLEQPEDKKRLNLVLEDDNFMGQMACKRQLEGVHEMEDHGEKEKEAAKVGVSERPELAHVIEDDNKRAQDFQYREVCEKGVDDSFQDLNIEEMSRDVGRCKVTSMRVKDSQSSPDLNGTSLEHDGLKRLDDRHKVNSTIESQVHDLGISAAALQMKDDNDHLPIELACPRGMSEEFSIVDESGERNTTVIVNENIEFNRNPCVPGVCQPEVEHHKVPVEMEDADIQLSFDELIKRAAKETQFQSEIEHTQSEPTNSEDGLSSENSTSMDEGENIDKMEDMKSSLSLDRSDEKAGQADVCIEGFVGTKKFVTGMGSVPEHPESNLFCCMEDKGKSSDNVEDKGQKVPVQGVNARAEKGSGLKSTWQNISERTRKSGEFSCEVNANHAPERKEKNVNQNHTSKGKESERARSEAECENDILRKLEEEREREREREKDRMPIDRISLEPRDRVGAEARERVERAALERMTAEARQRALADARERLEKACAEARENSLAGKAAAMEARVKAERAAVERATAEARERAAEKAKFDNTSFGARERMERSVSDKFSASSRNNEMRQKTSSSGQPSLQSQSFGSATASRYAYYSAYDGMGSAINICIQRYEGVDGESPQRCKARLERHQRTAERAAKALAEKNMRDLLAQREQAERNRLAETLDADVRRWSSGKEGNLRALLSTLQYILGPDSGWQPIHLTEVITAVAVKKAYRKATLCVHPDKLQQRGASIQQKYICEKVFDLLKEAWNKFNSEER; from the exons ATGGATAATCTCTCACATTCTCGTCTCCCTAACAGGGGCTCTACCTCGCTTTCTAAGAAAATCTGTAATGGTAGTAATGGTGGTGGTCCTTTTGTTGCTCAAACTATCTACGACGACGTTTATGGCGGTCCTCCTAAGTTTGGAGTCTCTGCTTTGTCTCCTCGTTTTGAAGACTACGGTGAGATTTTCGGCAGCTTTCACGCGCTACGTGCTTCCTCGATTCCCATTCTCGATCTTCCTGCTGTTAATGAATCTGAGGTTTTCTTCGACGCTCGGAGCTCTGCATTTGACTACGCGGAGGTTTTTGGCGGGTTTGATGGTTtggattttgcgatttcttatGATGAATTGGTTGGGCCTTCTAAAGGCGTTGATGATGGCTCTTCCGACGAAGCTTG GACTCCAGCAGGAACTGAATCCTTGTCAGACTGTTCGGATCATTCTGGAAATTCTCATTGTATGTCAAATGGAGACTCTAAACAGTCGTTTGAAGAGAGCACCGAGTTTTGCATATCGTATAACAAGGTTGACCGAGAAAGTAATGGAAATATATCAAATGGGAAGATACACGTTACCCAGTTGGAGATGCTTCCTGGATTCTCATATCTGGTTGATGAAGGAAATCCCTCGCCAAAGGCAACAGATGATGATCCGTCACTGCAGACCAATGATGATAACTATCTCAATATAGATTTTGATACAGGAAAGGTGAAGGGCAAACATCCAAGGAAAACTATGCCACCCCTAGTGGACAATAATGACTCTGGACCATTATTTGAGGATAACCCTATTTCTCAAAATGGATATGGTAGAGGTGTTTGTCGTTCTCGCGAGGATTTCATAACTGTATCTGAAATTAGCCTTAGAACTGAACCCTCGCAAGTGCCACCACCTGCTCGACCTCCTCCCAAGTTTGCTACCAAAAAGAGGGACTACGCTAGAAGGACTTTGAGTTGTGGGGAATCTGCTTCTGAATTAATTTCGGACAATGATACTCTTCCTTTATTTGATGTGGAGGTAGATGCTAGCTCATCTGCAGCGGCCTCTGCTGCAGCTATGAAAGAAGCAATGGAAAAAGCTCAAGCACAGTTACAAAATGCAAAAGATTTgtggaagaggaagaaggaagGGGTCCATGGAAGGATGAGACTGGACTCAAAAAATGATATGAGAGAAAAGGATGGGAAATCGTCGAAGATTCCAAATCGATTTAGGACTTTGGCCAATGAAAGTGGGCTGGGTGCTGGGGAAATTCATGGCCATGAGATGAGTTTGTCTGCCAGAGAGGAGAGGCAAAAGGATGTGAGGGCAACTGAAGTTTGTTCAGCACACTATGGAGGAGAGGAACTTTTAACAGATGCTGAAAAGACCCTACCAATTAGAAGTGGGGGTAAATTTTTTGTGTCCGAGAACCATGATTGCTGCAGCGAATGGAAAGACGCCACAGAGTTTTTTGAATTGGCAAGAGCAGATATATCCAGTAAGGAATTTGATTCGGTGAAAGATGATGCAATTTCTAACTTTGTGACTGCACAAATTGGAGTAGAGACCAACAATGCATGGGAGAACGATAAAGATCAAGACAAGAAAGCAAACACATTCCATACAGCTCACGTTCTGAATGAGGAAGTGAAGAATTTGGAGAATATGGTTCAtggaaaggaggaagataagATCAAACTGAAGCCAAATATACACGAAACTAGGCAAAAAGAGCAGGTGAAATTAAAAATTCACCAAGGTGTTTGTGATCTTGAAGCAAATGATAGGAAATTTGGAGTTGCTCAAGGGTTTATGGAAATGAAAAAGCAAATGGGTTGTGCTAGCGATCTGGAGAAACGTGAAAAGCCTATGGAGTTTAGGCAATTGGACTGTGAGCTAAGGGTTGAGCAACCACCTGTTTCACCAAGGGATAttgaacaagaaaagaaaaaggttgtTGAAAGAAAGGAAAGTGGAAATAGTCTCAAGGAATCTCATATTATAGAAAACAATGCAAATAAAATGGAAGCCACTGTGAATGAGAAAAGAGGGATGTTCCCAGAGGCTTCTGAAAGGGAAAAGGTTGAGCAAAAAATGAGGATGTTCCTCGAGCAACCAGAAGATAAGAAAAGACTGAATTTGGTTCTTGAGGATGACAACTTTATGGGACAGATGGCTTGTAAAAGACAACTGGAAGGAGTTCATGAGATGGAAGATCAtggggaaaaggaaaaagaggcTGCCAAAGTTGGAGTCAGTGAGAGACCTGAGTTAGCTCATGTGATAGAAGATGACAACAAAAGGGCACAGGATTTTCAGTACAGAGAAGTATGTGAAAAAGGAGTCGATGATTCTTTCCAGGATTTGAACATTGAAGAGATGTCAAGAGATGTGGGTAGGTGTAAAGTGACTTCGATGCGGGTTAAAGATTCACAATCTAGTCCAGATCTCAACGGTACAAGTTTGGAGCATGATGGGTTAAAGAGATTGGATGATAGACACAAAGTAAATTCAACAATAGAATCTCAAGTGCATGATTTGGGAATATCTGCTGCTGCACTTCAAATGAAAGATGACAACGACCACTTACCCATTGAATTAGCATGTCCCAGAGGAATGTCTGAAGAATTCTCTATTGTAGATGAAAGTGGAGAGCGAAACACTACAGTTATAGTTAATGAAAATATTGAATTTAACAGAAATCCTTGTGTGCCAGGTGTGTGCCAGCCAGAGGTAGAACACCATAAAGTTCCAGTTGAAATGGAAGATGCAGATATACAACTATCTTTTGATGAATTGATTAAAAGAGCAGCCAAAGAAACGCAATTTCAATCCGAAATTGAACATACACAATCAGAACCAACTAACTCGGAAGACGGACTTTCATCTGAAAATTCAACAAGCATGGACGAGGGAGAGAACATAGACAAGATGGAAGATATGAAATCGTCACTTTCTCTGGATAGAAGTGATGAGAAGGCAGGCCAGGCAGATGTTTGCATTGAAGGGTTTGTAGGGACCAAGAAGTTTGTTACCGGAATGGGTTCTGTTCCTGAACATCCAGAAAGTAACTTGTTCTGTTGTATGGAAGATAAAGGGAAGTCCTCTGACAATGTTGAAGATAAGGGACAGAAAGTGCCAGTTCAGGGGGTCAATGCAAGGGCTGAGAAAGGAAGTGGATTGAAGTCAACGTGGCAAAATATTTCAGAAAGGACTCGGAAGAGTGGGGAATTCTCCTGTGAGGTCAATGCAAACCATGCCccagaaagaaaggaaaagaatgtAAACCAGAACCATACATCTAAAGGAAAAGAGAGTGAGAGAGCAAGGAGTGAAGCAGAATGTGAGAATGACATTCTTCGAAAATtggaagaagagagagaaagggagagggagagagagaaggaTAGAATGCCTATTGACAGGATTTCTCTTGAACCACGAGATAGAGTAGGTGCTGAAGCTCGTGAACGGGTAGAAAGGGCTGCTCTGGAGAGGATGACTGCCGAAGCCCGACAAAGAGCATTGGCTGACGCACGTGAAAGATTGGAAAAAGCATGTGCAGAGGCGAGAGAAAATTCATTGGCTGGGAAGGCAGCAGCTATGGAGGCAAGGGTAAAGGCAGAGCGTGCAGCTGTAGAGAGAGCAACTGCAGAGGCCAGGGAGCGAGCTGCAGAGAAAGCCAAGTTTGACAATACTTCTTTTGGGGCAAGAGAGAGAATGGAAAGATCTGTTTCTGACAAATTCTCTGCTTCTTCCAGAAATAATGAAATGAGACAGAAGACTTCATCCTCC GGTCAGCCTAGCCTACAATCTCAGAGCTTTGGCTCGGCCACTGCTTCAAGATATGCCTACTACTCGGCTTATGATGGTATGGGATCAGCAATCAATATATGCATAC AGCGGTATGAGGGTGTTGATGGTGAATCACCTCAAAGGTGTAAAGCCAGATTAGAGAGGCATCAAAGAACAGCAGAACGTGCA GCAAAAGCTCTGGCAGAAAAAAATATGCGTGATCTTCTGGCACAAAGAGAGCAAGCTGAGAGAAAT AGATTAGCTGAGACATTGGATGCTGATGTTAGGAGATGGTCAAGTGGGAAGGAAGGGAACTTGCGTGCGTTGCTTTCTACATTGCAATAT
- the LOC103485062 gene encoding auxilin-like protein 1 isoform X1, giving the protein MDNLSHSRLPNRGSTSLSKKICNGSNGGGPFVAQTIYDDVYGGPPKFGVSALSPRFEDYGEIFGSFHALRASSIPILDLPAVNESEVFFDARSSAFDYAEVFGGFDGLDFAISYDELVGPSKGVDDGSSDEAWTPAGTESLSDCSDHSGNSHCMSNGDSKQSFEESTEFCISYNKVDRESNGNISNGKIHVTQLEMLPGFSYLVDEGNPSPKATDDDPSLQTNDDNYLNIDFDTGKVKGKHPRKTMPPLVDNNDSGPLFEDNPISQNGYGRGVCRSREDFITVSEISLRTEPSQVPPPARPPPKFATKKRDYARRTLSCGESASELISDNDTLPLFDVEVDASSSAAASAAAMKEAMEKAQAQLQNAKDLWKRKKEGVHGRMRLDSKNDMREKDGKSSKIPNRFRTLANESGLGAGEIHGHEMSLSAREERQKDVRATEVCSAHYGGEELLTDAEKTLPIRSGGKFFVSENHDCCSEWKDATEFFELARADISSKEFDSVKDDAISNFVTAQIGVETNNAWENDKDQDKKANTFHTAHVLNEEVKNLENMVHGKEEDKIKLKPNIHETRQKEQVKLKIHQGVCDLEANDRKFGVAQGFMEMKKQMGCASDLEKREKPMEFRQLDCELRVEQPPVSPRDIEQEKKKVVERKESGNSLKESHIIENNANKMEATVNEKRGMFPEASEREKVEQKMRMFLEQPEDKKRLNLVLEDDNFMGQMACKRQLEGVHEMEDHGEKEKEAAKVGVSERPELAHVIEDDNKRAQDFQYREVCEKGVDDSFQDLNIEEMSRDVGRCKVTSMRVKDSQSSPDLNGTSLEHDGLKRLDDRHKVNSTIESQVHDLGISAAALQMKDDNDHLPIELACPRGMSEEFSIVDESGERNTTVIVNENIEFNRNPCVPGVCQPEVEHHKVPVEMEDADIQLSFDELIKRAAKETQFQSEIEHTQSEPTNSEDGLSSENSTSMDEGENIDKMEDMKSSLSLDRSDEKAGQADVCIEGFVGTKKFVTGMGSVPEHPESNLFCCMEDKGKSSDNVEDKGQKVPVQGVNARAEKGSGLKSTWQNISERTRKSGEFSCEVNANHAPERKEKNVNQNHTSKGKESERARSEAECENDILRKLEEEREREREREKDRMPIDRISLEPRDRVGAEARERVERAALERMTAEARQRALADARERLEKACAEARENSLAGKAAAMEARVKAERAAVERATAEARERAAEKAKFDNTSFGARERMERSVSDKFSASSRNNEMRQKTSSSMDGGCQGQPSLQSQSFGSATASRYAYYSAYDGMGSAINICIQRYEGVDGESPQRCKARLERHQRTAERAAKALAEKNMRDLLAQREQAERNRLAETLDADVRRWSSGKEGNLRALLSTLQYILGPDSGWQPIHLTEVITAVAVKKAYRKATLCVHPDKLQQRGASIQQKYICEKVFDLLKEAWNKFNSEER; this is encoded by the exons ATGGATAATCTCTCACATTCTCGTCTCCCTAACAGGGGCTCTACCTCGCTTTCTAAGAAAATCTGTAATGGTAGTAATGGTGGTGGTCCTTTTGTTGCTCAAACTATCTACGACGACGTTTATGGCGGTCCTCCTAAGTTTGGAGTCTCTGCTTTGTCTCCTCGTTTTGAAGACTACGGTGAGATTTTCGGCAGCTTTCACGCGCTACGTGCTTCCTCGATTCCCATTCTCGATCTTCCTGCTGTTAATGAATCTGAGGTTTTCTTCGACGCTCGGAGCTCTGCATTTGACTACGCGGAGGTTTTTGGCGGGTTTGATGGTTtggattttgcgatttcttatGATGAATTGGTTGGGCCTTCTAAAGGCGTTGATGATGGCTCTTCCGACGAAGCTTG GACTCCAGCAGGAACTGAATCCTTGTCAGACTGTTCGGATCATTCTGGAAATTCTCATTGTATGTCAAATGGAGACTCTAAACAGTCGTTTGAAGAGAGCACCGAGTTTTGCATATCGTATAACAAGGTTGACCGAGAAAGTAATGGAAATATATCAAATGGGAAGATACACGTTACCCAGTTGGAGATGCTTCCTGGATTCTCATATCTGGTTGATGAAGGAAATCCCTCGCCAAAGGCAACAGATGATGATCCGTCACTGCAGACCAATGATGATAACTATCTCAATATAGATTTTGATACAGGAAAGGTGAAGGGCAAACATCCAAGGAAAACTATGCCACCCCTAGTGGACAATAATGACTCTGGACCATTATTTGAGGATAACCCTATTTCTCAAAATGGATATGGTAGAGGTGTTTGTCGTTCTCGCGAGGATTTCATAACTGTATCTGAAATTAGCCTTAGAACTGAACCCTCGCAAGTGCCACCACCTGCTCGACCTCCTCCCAAGTTTGCTACCAAAAAGAGGGACTACGCTAGAAGGACTTTGAGTTGTGGGGAATCTGCTTCTGAATTAATTTCGGACAATGATACTCTTCCTTTATTTGATGTGGAGGTAGATGCTAGCTCATCTGCAGCGGCCTCTGCTGCAGCTATGAAAGAAGCAATGGAAAAAGCTCAAGCACAGTTACAAAATGCAAAAGATTTgtggaagaggaagaaggaagGGGTCCATGGAAGGATGAGACTGGACTCAAAAAATGATATGAGAGAAAAGGATGGGAAATCGTCGAAGATTCCAAATCGATTTAGGACTTTGGCCAATGAAAGTGGGCTGGGTGCTGGGGAAATTCATGGCCATGAGATGAGTTTGTCTGCCAGAGAGGAGAGGCAAAAGGATGTGAGGGCAACTGAAGTTTGTTCAGCACACTATGGAGGAGAGGAACTTTTAACAGATGCTGAAAAGACCCTACCAATTAGAAGTGGGGGTAAATTTTTTGTGTCCGAGAACCATGATTGCTGCAGCGAATGGAAAGACGCCACAGAGTTTTTTGAATTGGCAAGAGCAGATATATCCAGTAAGGAATTTGATTCGGTGAAAGATGATGCAATTTCTAACTTTGTGACTGCACAAATTGGAGTAGAGACCAACAATGCATGGGAGAACGATAAAGATCAAGACAAGAAAGCAAACACATTCCATACAGCTCACGTTCTGAATGAGGAAGTGAAGAATTTGGAGAATATGGTTCAtggaaaggaggaagataagATCAAACTGAAGCCAAATATACACGAAACTAGGCAAAAAGAGCAGGTGAAATTAAAAATTCACCAAGGTGTTTGTGATCTTGAAGCAAATGATAGGAAATTTGGAGTTGCTCAAGGGTTTATGGAAATGAAAAAGCAAATGGGTTGTGCTAGCGATCTGGAGAAACGTGAAAAGCCTATGGAGTTTAGGCAATTGGACTGTGAGCTAAGGGTTGAGCAACCACCTGTTTCACCAAGGGATAttgaacaagaaaagaaaaaggttgtTGAAAGAAAGGAAAGTGGAAATAGTCTCAAGGAATCTCATATTATAGAAAACAATGCAAATAAAATGGAAGCCACTGTGAATGAGAAAAGAGGGATGTTCCCAGAGGCTTCTGAAAGGGAAAAGGTTGAGCAAAAAATGAGGATGTTCCTCGAGCAACCAGAAGATAAGAAAAGACTGAATTTGGTTCTTGAGGATGACAACTTTATGGGACAGATGGCTTGTAAAAGACAACTGGAAGGAGTTCATGAGATGGAAGATCAtggggaaaaggaaaaagaggcTGCCAAAGTTGGAGTCAGTGAGAGACCTGAGTTAGCTCATGTGATAGAAGATGACAACAAAAGGGCACAGGATTTTCAGTACAGAGAAGTATGTGAAAAAGGAGTCGATGATTCTTTCCAGGATTTGAACATTGAAGAGATGTCAAGAGATGTGGGTAGGTGTAAAGTGACTTCGATGCGGGTTAAAGATTCACAATCTAGTCCAGATCTCAACGGTACAAGTTTGGAGCATGATGGGTTAAAGAGATTGGATGATAGACACAAAGTAAATTCAACAATAGAATCTCAAGTGCATGATTTGGGAATATCTGCTGCTGCACTTCAAATGAAAGATGACAACGACCACTTACCCATTGAATTAGCATGTCCCAGAGGAATGTCTGAAGAATTCTCTATTGTAGATGAAAGTGGAGAGCGAAACACTACAGTTATAGTTAATGAAAATATTGAATTTAACAGAAATCCTTGTGTGCCAGGTGTGTGCCAGCCAGAGGTAGAACACCATAAAGTTCCAGTTGAAATGGAAGATGCAGATATACAACTATCTTTTGATGAATTGATTAAAAGAGCAGCCAAAGAAACGCAATTTCAATCCGAAATTGAACATACACAATCAGAACCAACTAACTCGGAAGACGGACTTTCATCTGAAAATTCAACAAGCATGGACGAGGGAGAGAACATAGACAAGATGGAAGATATGAAATCGTCACTTTCTCTGGATAGAAGTGATGAGAAGGCAGGCCAGGCAGATGTTTGCATTGAAGGGTTTGTAGGGACCAAGAAGTTTGTTACCGGAATGGGTTCTGTTCCTGAACATCCAGAAAGTAACTTGTTCTGTTGTATGGAAGATAAAGGGAAGTCCTCTGACAATGTTGAAGATAAGGGACAGAAAGTGCCAGTTCAGGGGGTCAATGCAAGGGCTGAGAAAGGAAGTGGATTGAAGTCAACGTGGCAAAATATTTCAGAAAGGACTCGGAAGAGTGGGGAATTCTCCTGTGAGGTCAATGCAAACCATGCCccagaaagaaaggaaaagaatgtAAACCAGAACCATACATCTAAAGGAAAAGAGAGTGAGAGAGCAAGGAGTGAAGCAGAATGTGAGAATGACATTCTTCGAAAATtggaagaagagagagaaagggagagggagagagagaaggaTAGAATGCCTATTGACAGGATTTCTCTTGAACCACGAGATAGAGTAGGTGCTGAAGCTCGTGAACGGGTAGAAAGGGCTGCTCTGGAGAGGATGACTGCCGAAGCCCGACAAAGAGCATTGGCTGACGCACGTGAAAGATTGGAAAAAGCATGTGCAGAGGCGAGAGAAAATTCATTGGCTGGGAAGGCAGCAGCTATGGAGGCAAGGGTAAAGGCAGAGCGTGCAGCTGTAGAGAGAGCAACTGCAGAGGCCAGGGAGCGAGCTGCAGAGAAAGCCAAGTTTGACAATACTTCTTTTGGGGCAAGAGAGAGAATGGAAAGATCTGTTTCTGACAAATTCTCTGCTTCTTCCAGAAATAATGAAATGAGACAGAAGACTTCATCCTCC ATGGATGGTGGATGTCAGGGTCAGCCTAGCCTACAATCTCAGAGCTTTGGCTCGGCCACTGCTTCAAGATATGCCTACTACTCGGCTTATGATGGTATGGGATCAGCAATCAATATATGCATAC AGCGGTATGAGGGTGTTGATGGTGAATCACCTCAAAGGTGTAAAGCCAGATTAGAGAGGCATCAAAGAACAGCAGAACGTGCA GCAAAAGCTCTGGCAGAAAAAAATATGCGTGATCTTCTGGCACAAAGAGAGCAAGCTGAGAGAAAT AGATTAGCTGAGACATTGGATGCTGATGTTAGGAGATGGTCAAGTGGGAAGGAAGGGAACTTGCGTGCGTTGCTTTCTACATTGCAATAT